DNA from Mycolicibacterium alvei:
GGGTCGGAGGGGTCAGTTCGGTGGTGTCCGACAGGGACGAAGGAGTGGCCGACTGGGCCGAGCGGATCTGCACCGACGTGCCGGTGCTGGTCACGTTGAGGGTGACCGAGCCGATCGTGGTCGGCTGCGGCAGTTGCAGCATCAGGCCGACGCCGTTCTTGAACCCGGGGAACGGGGCGGGATCCGAATACGTGTCGGTGGACCACGCCGTGCTGGTGCTGCCGTCGATGGCCTGCCCGGCCGTAGCCGGTGAATCGGCTTCGCCCTCGGGTGAGAATACCGTCGCCCGAACGGGTTTCACCGTGCTTCCGGTCGCGGCCGAGGAATCGTCCTGGTTCTCGGAGCTGCTCGCAGACGGTGCATTCAGGCCGAGTTCGTCGCGGTTGAGACCACCGCCGACGTCGCCGAAGATGCTGTTGAGCACGGAGGCCAGTACCAGCAGCGCCACGAGGATGACGGCGGCGCCCACGCTCACCCCGATGATGATGCCCTTGCGGCGCCGGGCCTCGGCGGCTTCGTGTTCCTCGGGGGTTTCGTGTGGGCGGACCGGAGCTGCCGGGGCGGGCTTCTCCTCGACCGAACCCGTCATCAGCTCGGTCCGATCGGCGATTGCAGTGGCCTGTTGCAGCAGGTTCAAAAGAGTTGGAGCGCTTCGGATTCCACCACCGGGCTGGACGGCTCGGGCGGCCGCCGCCGAGATCTGGAACGGGATGTCGCGGTCGATGGCGCGCGGCTCGACCGGCTGCCCGGCCGAATCCAGGGCGGCCGGGTCCAGCCCGCTGCGTGATCCGGACTCCGGTAGCGGCCAGCGGTTGACCAGCAGCGCGTACAGCGCCGCGCCGATGCCGCGGATGTCGTCATCGGGCGTCGCGTCGGGCATGGTGGCCGGGAAGGCCAGTGCCACATCGCCTTCGATGCTCACCCGCACCCGGCTGGGATGATCGATGGAGAGGGCCACCCCGGCGCGGTGGGCGGCTTCGGCGGCAGCGGCCAGCGACTGGATGGCGCGGGCCCCGCCGATCGGGGAGGGGGACGTATCCGCGACCTCGGCCAGCGAGCCGCCGCGGATCCACTCCGAGACGATCAGGCCGCCGGATCCGCTGTGCGCCACGTCGAGCACCCGGGCGATGCCGGGGACGTCGATGCGGCTGAGTTTGAGGGTGCGCGAGAGGATCTCCTGCACCTGCGCATCGGGCATGGTGGCATCGGGGTCGACGAAGGTCAGCGCCACCTGCCGGTCCAGCGCGGTGTCGAGCGCCTGCCAGAACTGCAGGTGCGGCGGGCCGCCGTGGGAAACCAGGAGCCGGTAGCGGCCCTCGGCGATGGTCGCCCCGGGGATGAGGTGCACATCGTCGTCGTCCGATTCCAGCGCGGCCTCGTGGGGCGAGGCGAACGAAATCGGCTCGCGGGTCGGGTCGCCGCCGTAGTCGGTGGCCGGTCGGGTCGTCCCGTTCGGCCGGCTCGTAGAAGGCTCGCCGGATCCGGTGTCCTCCCCGGTGCCTTCGTCCGTCCGGCTGCCCGGATCGGCGGATGGCACGTCCGGATGGAACTCGTCGGCGGCCGGGCGCGGCAACTTCGTAGTGTCGGTTGTCATCCCGGAATTTGAGGTGGCGTCCGGTGCCGGACCGTCCGCGGATTCGTCGGTCACCGGTGATCCTTTCCACATCCCCGCTCCGGCAACGCCTGCCGGAGTCCCGCCGCCGGCGGCTGCCGGGCTCGACGGCCACTCAGTAGGAGAAGAATTCCTCTGATCAGGGTACGTGACGGGTGTTGCAGGATGAGGCCTGACGGGCGGCGAAGTTATTTCCATGGCTACCTGTCCGGCCGCCGGCTGAGGTGCGGGACGCGGCCGCCCGAGCCGACGGCGGACCACAGCCAGCGCCGATTGCGCTTCCGGAACCCGGGCGGCCAGCATCACGCCGGCAATGATCGGGACCATGATCACGCCGAGGGCGAGCAGGCGTAGCAGCGAACCGGCGGCAC
Protein-coding regions in this window:
- the murJ gene encoding murein biosynthesis integral membrane protein MurJ, which codes for MASPDQPAVRPPGPPRIPHATGPIRRAGRAELSDAAVVSRSWGMAFATLISRITGFFRFVLLMALLGGPLTSSFSVANQLPNMVAALVLEATFTAIFVPVLARAERDDADGGTDFVRRLVTLATTLLLVTTVLSVLCAPLLVRLMLGDDPQVNNPLTTAFAYLLLPQVLFYGLSSVFMAILNTRNVFGPPAWAPVVNNVVAIVTLGVFVLVPGELSSDPVEMGTAKLLVLGIGTTLGVVAQAAVLFAAIRAERVSLRPLWGIDDRLKKFGAMAAAMVLYVLISQIGLIVGNQIASTASASGPAIYNYTWLVLMLPFGMIGVTVLTVVMPRLSRNSAADNIPAVLDDYSLATRLTMVTLIPIVAMMTVGGPAIGSALFAYGNFSATDAGYLGMAITLSAFTLIPYALVLLQLRVFYARERPWTPILVIVVITTVKIIGSLLAPHLTDDPNMVAGYLGLANGLGFLAGVVVGHFLLKAHLRPRGGRLLRDAVIRTILVTIAASLIASLVAHAADRLLGLDSLTEHAGAAGSLLRLLALGVIMVPIIAGVMLAARVPEAQSALAVVRRRLGRPRPAPQPAAGQVAMEITSPPVRPHPATPVTYPDQRNSSPTEWPSSPAAAGGGTPAGVAGAGMWKGSPVTDESADGPAPDATSNSGMTTDTTKLPRPAADEFHPDVPSADPGSRTDEGTGEDTGSGEPSTSRPNGTTRPATDYGGDPTREPISFASPHEAALESDDDDVHLIPGATIAEGRYRLLVSHGGPPHLQFWQALDTALDRQVALTFVDPDATMPDAQVQEILSRTLKLSRIDVPGIARVLDVAHSGSGGLIVSEWIRGGSLAEVADTSPSPIGGARAIQSLAAAAEAAHRAGVALSIDHPSRVRVSIEGDVALAFPATMPDATPDDDIRGIGAALYALLVNRWPLPESGSRSGLDPAALDSAGQPVEPRAIDRDIPFQISAAAARAVQPGGGIRSAPTLLNLLQQATAIADRTELMTGSVEEKPAPAAPVRPHETPEEHEAAEARRRKGIIIGVSVGAAVILVALLVLASVLNSIFGDVGGGLNRDELGLNAPSASSSENQDDSSAATGSTVKPVRATVFSPEGEADSPATAGQAIDGSTSTAWSTDTYSDPAPFPGFKNGVGLMLQLPQPTTIGSVTLNVTSTGTSVQIRSAQSATPSSLSDTTELTPPTPLKPGSNTISVDKASSTSYVLVWITTLGTVDGKSRTDISEITLKAAS